From Nicotiana tabacum cultivar K326 chromosome 20, ASM71507v2, whole genome shotgun sequence, one genomic window encodes:
- the LOC107773163 gene encoding delta(12)-fatty-acid desaturase FAD2-like, producing the protein MIIDKPRFEANLNCRFRIKEVGEEKMGAVGGNNMSAPTTKPKKNPLQRVPFSKPPFTIGDIKKTIPPHCFHRSLIPSFSYLVQDLIFVSIFYYIATTYFHFLPSPYSYLAWPIYWIAQGCLFTGIWMIGHECGHHSFSDYQWVDDTVGLILHSVLLTPYFAWKHSHRRHHSNTSSLEHDEVYVPRLKSELRQLTKYLNNPLGRVLGLACTLILGWPLYLVFNASGRLYHRFACHFYPYSPIYNNRERIQIYISDAGVIAASYVLYRIALAQGLAWFICIYGVPLQIMSIFIVLITFLHHTHSSLPHYDSSEWDWLRGALATVDRDYGVLNKVFHNITDTHVLHHLFTTIPHYHATEATKAIKPLLGEYYQFDGTSFYKAIWRDSKECIYVEKDEGSQDKGVFWYKNKL; encoded by the coding sequence ATGATAATAGATAAACCAAGATTTGAAGCAAACTTAAATTGCAGATTCAGGATTAAAGAGGTAGGAGAAGAAAAAATGGGTGCCGTGGGTGGAAATAATATGTCTGCTCCAACAACTAAACCAAAGAAAAATCCTCTCCAAAGAGTGCCATTTTCAAAGCCCCCTTTTACAATTGGCGACATCAAGAAGACCATTCCTCCTCACTGCTTTCATCGATCTCTCATTCCCTCGTTCTCTTATCTTGTTCAAGATCTCATATTTGTCTCCATCTTTTACTATATTGCCACAACTTATTTCCATTTCCTTCCGTCGCCATATAGTTACCTAGCATGGCCTATTTACTGGATCGCTCAAGGTTGTCTTTTCACTGGAATATGGATGATTGGCCATGAATGTGGCCACCATTCCTTCAGTGATTACCAATGGGTAGATGACACTGTTGGTCTTATACTCCACTCTGTACTTTTAACGCCCTACTTTGCCTGGAAACATAGTCATCGTCGTCACCATTCTAACACTAGTTCCCTTGAGCATGATGAAGTATACGTGCCTAGGCTTAAATCCGAACTAAGACAGCTCACCAAGTATTTGAACAATCCACTAGGACGAGTACTCGGACTTGCCTGCACCCTCATTCTTGGCTGGCCTTTGTACTTGGTCTTCAATGCCTCCGGCAGACTATATCATCGCTTTGCATGTCATTTTTATCCATATAGCCCAATATATAATAATCGCGAGAGGATACAAATCTACATTTCAGATGCAGGTGTGATTGCAGCTAGTTATGTGTTGTATCGCATTGCTTTGGCACAAGGTTTAGCTTGGTTTATATGCATCTATGGGGTACCCCTCCAAATTATGAGCATCTTTATAGTGTTAATCACTTTTTTGCACCATACTCACTCTTCATTGCCACACTATGATTCATCTGAGTGGGATTGGTTAAGAGGAGCTTTAGCTACTGTAGACAGAGACTACGGTGTGCTAAATAAGGTCTTTCACAACATTACAGATACTCACGTTTTGCATCATTTATTCACCACCATTCCACATTATCACGCAACGGAGGCAACCAAAGCGATCAAGCCATTACTAGGAGAGTACTACCAATTTGATGGTACCTCGTTTTATAAGGCGATATGGAGAGATTCGAAAGAGTGCATCTATGTTGAGAAAGATGAAGGATCTCAAGACAAAGGTGTTTTCTGGTATAAAAATAAGCTTTGA
- the LOC107768837 gene encoding uncharacterized protein LOC107768837, producing MHTETMEPWKDLSGKVVMVTGASSGIGREFCLDLAKAGCSIIAAARRINRLKSLCDQINNSEDTQRAIAVQLDVTADGSTIEAAVQRAWDAFGRIDALVNNAGLRGNVHSSLKLPEEEWNHTFKTNLRGAWLVSKYICRRMRDAKQGGGSVINISSTAGLNRVLIPGGVAYASSKMALDMVTKMMALELGVEKIRVNSVSPGIFKSEITESLMQKEWFNNVTLRTIPLKTLGTTDPALTSVVRYLIHDSSEYVSGNVFIVDAGTTLVGVPIFSSL from the exons ATGCATACAGAAACAATGGAGCCGTGGAAAGACCTGAGCGGAAAAGTAGTAATGGTGACAGGTGCGTCGTCAGGAATAGGGCGAGAGTTCTGTCTCGACTTGGCGAAAGCCGGCTGCAGCATCATTGCTGCCGCTCGTCGTATTAACAGACTGAAATCTCTCTGCGACCAGATTAATAACTCGGAAGACACCCAGCGCGCAATCGCCGTCCAGCTTGATGTCACCGCGGATGGTTCTACAATTGAGGCTGCTGTACAGAGAGCTTGGGACGCCTTCGGACGTATTGATGCCTTGGTTAACAATGCCGGACTTAGAG GTAATGTGCATTCTTCACTGAAATTGCCAGAGGAGGAGTGGAACCATACCTTTAAGACAAACCTAAGAGGGGCATGGTTGGTGTCCAAATATATTTGTAGACGAATGCGCGATGCTAAACAGGGCGGAGGATCTGTTATTAATATCAGTTCAACTGCTGGTCTGAATCGGGTACTAATACCAGGGGGTGTTGCTTACGCTTCTTCAAAGATGGCTCTTGACATGGTCACCAAG ATGATGGCCCTGGAATTGGGAGTAGAGAAGATCAGAGTGAACTCAGTATCACCAGGAATTTTCAAATCTGAAATAACAGAGAGTCTTATGCAAAAGGAATGGTTCAATAATGTTACTTTGAGAACCATTCCTTTGAAAACTCTTGGAACGACAGATCCGGCTTTAACATCAGTGGTCAGGTACTTAATTCATGATTCTTCAGAATATGTTTCAGGCAATGTCTTCATTGTCGACGCTGGAACAACTTTAGTAGGTGTTCCCATTTTCTCATCACTGTAG